A single window of Paenibacillus sp. SYP-B4298 DNA harbors:
- a CDS encoding bifunctional 2-keto-4-hydroxyglutarate aldolase/2-keto-3-deoxy-6-phosphogluconate aldolase, whose translation MKKLKLVQQVAEEGVVAVLRGDTPDEVVEMAEQSIAGGIKVIEITMTVPFALRAIEKLAAKYSSTTSDPSKYAIIGVGTVLDPETARAAILSGSEFVVGPSLNPATVTLCNRYRVPVMPGVMTVKEIQEALELGVDIVKLFPGNLYSPSMIKAIKGPMPQANIMPTGGVSLDNLGEWIKAGAVAVGIGSDLTTAAVKQGNYALIAERAAQYIAAYKAAKG comes from the coding sequence ATGAAGAAATTGAAGCTTGTCCAGCAGGTTGCTGAGGAAGGTGTAGTAGCCGTACTGCGTGGGGACACCCCGGATGAAGTGGTAGAGATGGCAGAGCAATCGATTGCCGGCGGAATCAAAGTAATCGAGATTACGATGACGGTGCCTTTCGCGCTGCGTGCGATCGAGAAGCTGGCTGCCAAATATTCAAGCACCACCTCGGACCCATCCAAATATGCGATTATCGGCGTCGGTACGGTGCTGGACCCTGAGACAGCGCGCGCTGCTATTCTGAGCGGTTCAGAATTTGTCGTCGGGCCATCTTTGAATCCTGCGACTGTTACGTTGTGCAACCGCTACCGCGTGCCGGTCATGCCGGGTGTAATGACCGTCAAGGAGATTCAGGAGGCGCTGGAGCTGGGCGTTGACATTGTGAAGCTGTTCCCGGGCAACCTGTACTCGCCATCGATGATCAAGGCGATCAAAGGACCTATGCCGCAGGCGAACATTATGCCAACAGGCGGCGTATCGCTGGACAACCTCGGCGAATGGATCAAGGCAGGGGCTGTTGCTGTCGGTATCGGCTCCGATCTGACGACGGCTGCGGTCAAGCAGGGGAACTATGCTTTGATTGCTGAACGTGCTGCACAATATATTGCTGCTTACAAGGCTGCCAAGGGCTGA
- the pdxR gene encoding MocR-like pyridoxine biosynthesis transcription factor PdxR produces the protein MLELTPTLDESADAPLFVQLYRYLRAELLSGAIPPGTRLPSIRSLAAHLRLSRTPVAQAYEQLQAEGYLHSRPRSGYYASQLQERSSAMRESPSRTSAPLHTYHARHSDPIEYDFGYGSVDTSQFPISRWHRWLSRCMKQDGGRLLLYGELQGEPELRREIAAYLHQMRGVRCSPDQIVIGAGTYHSLDLLFQLLEGEVQRLAAEEAVNEGIRALLARFRFDCRPLCLEDDGIRIEEVVESGAQAVYVTPSHQFPYGMTLSAGKRLQLLDWASHSGSLIIENDYDGEFRYGGRPIPSLQSMDETGSVVYIGTFSRVLTPAIRISYMVLPPRLMDKFGAFAQRYDQLASPIFQHALSEFMASGDLSRHIRRMRALYQTKQQAITSRIASLLGEQMDMIGAASGLHLLLRDHRSRSEHDLIERARQHGVSVYPVSPYALLPERAAEGTVLLGYGGLTVSQIGEGVSRLADAWS, from the coding sequence ATGCTGGAATTAACGCCAACGTTAGACGAATCGGCCGATGCACCATTATTCGTGCAGTTGTATCGTTATTTGCGCGCAGAGCTGCTGAGCGGAGCCATTCCGCCGGGTACACGCCTGCCCTCTATTCGCAGCCTCGCAGCGCATCTGCGCCTCAGCCGCACGCCGGTTGCCCAGGCCTACGAGCAATTGCAGGCTGAAGGCTACCTTCATAGCCGTCCACGCAGCGGCTACTATGCTTCACAGTTGCAAGAGCGCTCGTCTGCAATGAGAGAATCGCCGTCCAGGACATCCGCGCCCTTGCACACCTATCATGCCCGTCACAGCGATCCGATCGAATATGACTTCGGCTATGGCAGTGTCGATACGAGTCAATTCCCCATCTCCAGGTGGCACAGGTGGCTTAGCCGCTGCATGAAGCAGGACGGAGGCCGCCTGCTGTTGTACGGCGAGCTGCAGGGGGAGCCTGAGCTGCGCCGTGAGATCGCAGCCTACCTGCATCAGATGCGCGGCGTGCGCTGCTCGCCGGATCAGATCGTGATTGGGGCCGGGACATACCATTCGCTCGATCTGCTGTTCCAGTTGCTGGAGGGCGAGGTGCAGCGACTTGCTGCCGAGGAGGCGGTCAATGAAGGCATCCGGGCACTGCTCGCCCGCTTCCGCTTCGACTGTCGTCCACTGTGTCTGGAGGACGATGGCATCCGCATCGAGGAGGTGGTGGAGAGTGGCGCGCAGGCTGTGTATGTGACCCCATCGCATCAATTCCCCTATGGGATGACACTGTCGGCAGGCAAGCGGCTCCAACTGCTGGATTGGGCCTCGCACAGCGGCAGCCTGATCATCGAGAATGACTATGATGGTGAGTTTCGGTACGGCGGCAGGCCGATCCCTTCCTTGCAGAGCATGGATGAGACGGGGAGCGTCGTCTATATAGGCACCTTCTCGCGTGTGCTGACTCCGGCCATCCGCATCAGCTACATGGTGCTGCCGCCGCGGCTGATGGACAAGTTTGGGGCGTTTGCCCAGCGGTACGACCAGTTGGCCTCTCCGATATTTCAGCATGCTCTTAGCGAGTTCATGGCCTCTGGCGATCTGTCGCGCCATATTCGGAGAATGCGGGCGCTCTATCAGACGAAGCAGCAGGCTATCACCTCGCGGATCGCAAGTCTGCTAGGGGAGCAGATGGATATGATTGGCGCCGCTTCGGGGCTGCATCTGCTGCTCCGTGATCACAGATCGCGGAGCGAGCACGATCTCATTGAGCGTGCAAGGCAGCATGGGGTTAGCGTATATCCCGTCTCTCCGTATGCACTGTTGCCTGAGCGGGCGGCTGAGGGTACCGTGCTGCTGGGCTATGGGGGGCTTACGGTGTCTCAGATCGGAGAGGGCGTGTCCCGACTGGCCGATGCCTGGAGCTGA
- the hisC gene encoding histidinol-phosphate transaminase, with the protein MNLTQYTLPHIERLQPYIPGTQPASGLTVARLHQNEHPYPPSPFVLQALQDLGSELIRCYPHSQGGELREALGAHYGVSAEQVLCGNGSSELIQLIYRAFIGLGGKAVIPYPTFALYDNAAAAWQSEVVRVAARPDFTIDTEELAAAACDARAIFLVNPGAPTGLLLSAEQVERLARSTSALVIIDEAYMDFADSDQSVIRLIHELPNLLVLRTFSKAYALAGARVGCVFGGRALIRGLEKIKGVYPLNALSQRLAIAALADQPHMRRGAEEIRQTRASFSLALRAAGWAVLPSQGNFVLCTPPPQAVNAATLAERLEQNGIYVRHFRADRLEDKLRISIGTSEQMEHMLVVTSRLLA; encoded by the coding sequence ATGAACCTGACCCAATACACCTTGCCGCATATTGAGCGGCTTCAGCCCTATATTCCTGGCACCCAGCCCGCTAGCGGATTAACGGTTGCCAGACTGCACCAAAATGAGCATCCTTATCCTCCCTCCCCCTTCGTCCTGCAGGCGTTGCAGGATTTGGGGAGCGAGCTGATCCGCTGCTATCCGCATTCACAGGGGGGCGAGCTAAGAGAAGCCTTGGGGGCTCACTACGGTGTCAGCGCAGAGCAAGTGCTGTGCGGCAATGGCTCCAGCGAGCTGATCCAGCTTATCTACCGCGCCTTCATCGGGCTGGGGGGGAAGGCGGTTATCCCTTACCCCACCTTTGCCTTGTACGATAATGCAGCAGCCGCATGGCAGTCCGAGGTGGTGCGTGTGGCTGCCCGACCCGACTTTACGATTGATACAGAGGAGCTGGCGGCAGCGGCCTGCGATGCCCGCGCCATCTTCCTCGTCAATCCAGGCGCTCCTACCGGCCTGCTGCTGTCTGCTGAGCAGGTTGAACGGCTGGCCAGGAGCACCTCGGCGCTCGTCATTATCGATGAAGCTTACATGGATTTCGCAGATTCGGATCAATCCGTCATTCGTCTTATCCATGAGCTGCCTAATCTGCTGGTGCTACGCACCTTCTCCAAGGCTTATGCGCTCGCTGGAGCTCGCGTCGGCTGTGTCTTCGGAGGACGAGCGTTGATTCGCGGTCTGGAGAAGATCAAAGGTGTCTATCCTCTGAATGCTCTAAGCCAGCGGCTGGCGATTGCAGCCCTCGCCGATCAGCCTCATATGAGACGGGGAGCGGAGGAGATCCGTCAGACGCGCGCCTCATTCAGCCTGGCGCTGCGGGCAGCAGGCTGGGCCGTGCTGCCCTCACAGGGCAACTTCGTGCTCTGCACGCCTCCGCCACAGGCTGTAAATGCAGCTACACTGGCAGAGCGTCTGGAGCAGAACGGCATCTACGTGCGTCATTTCCGGGCAGATCGGCTCGAGGACAAGCTGCGTATCAGCATCGGTACTTCGGAGCAGATGGAGCATATGCTTGTCGTAACCAGCCGTTTGCTCGCATAG
- the ilvA gene encoding threonine ammonia-lyase IlvA codes for MEHQTNAAHRVPLEDIVFAQHQLKDVVIRTPLQHSRVLSERYGCRVLLKREDLQVVRSFKLRGAYYLMKSLSAAAPLHGVVCASAGNHAQGVAYSCQTLGIPGKIYMPSTTPRQKVNQVRFFGGSMVEVILVGDTFDDAYAEAIAASEREQMPFIHPFDDPKIIAGNGTVGMEILEQSDTVPDYIFVTVGGGGLAAGVGSYVKPVQPQVKLIGVEPEGAPSMKISRERGEVTALEEIDKFVDGAAVKRVGDLTFELCSHYLDDVITVAEGRICTIMLDLYNESAIVAEPAGATAIAALEPYREQIAGKTVVCVVSGGNNDVDRMQEIKERSMVYEGLKHYFMVNFPQRAGALREFLDDVLGPDDDITRFEYTKKTNKDNGPALVGLELKQRSDYEPLIARMHAKGLQFTELNKDPLLFNLLI; via the coding sequence ATGGAGCACCAAACGAACGCGGCACATCGCGTGCCCTTAGAGGATATTGTATTTGCCCAGCATCAGTTGAAGGATGTCGTCATTCGCACCCCGCTTCAGCATAGCCGCGTGCTGTCTGAACGGTACGGCTGCCGCGTCCTGCTCAAGCGCGAGGATCTGCAGGTCGTCCGCTCCTTCAAGCTGCGCGGCGCCTATTACCTGATGAAATCCTTATCCGCTGCCGCCCCGCTCCACGGCGTCGTCTGCGCGAGCGCAGGCAACCACGCGCAGGGCGTGGCATACTCATGCCAGACTCTTGGCATTCCCGGCAAAATCTATATGCCCAGCACCACTCCGCGTCAAAAGGTGAATCAGGTGCGGTTCTTCGGCGGAAGCATGGTTGAGGTCATTCTTGTGGGGGATACATTCGATGATGCTTATGCCGAGGCCATCGCCGCCAGCGAGCGGGAGCAGATGCCCTTCATTCATCCGTTCGATGACCCTAAGATTATAGCGGGCAATGGAACGGTAGGGATGGAGATACTGGAGCAGTCCGATACTGTGCCCGACTATATCTTCGTGACCGTCGGCGGGGGCGGGCTGGCGGCTGGCGTCGGCTCCTATGTGAAGCCAGTACAGCCCCAGGTGAAGCTGATCGGCGTGGAGCCGGAGGGGGCTCCATCGATGAAGATATCCCGTGAACGGGGCGAGGTAACGGCACTGGAGGAGATTGACAAATTCGTAGACGGTGCGGCTGTCAAGCGGGTGGGCGATCTGACATTTGAACTGTGCAGCCACTACCTGGACGATGTCATTACTGTAGCCGAGGGTCGCATCTGCACGATTATGCTGGACTTGTATAACGAGAGCGCAATTGTTGCCGAGCCGGCAGGAGCAACAGCGATCGCCGCATTGGAGCCATACCGTGAGCAGATCGCCGGCAAGACCGTGGTCTGTGTCGTGAGCGGGGGCAACAATGACGTGGATCGCATGCAGGAGATCAAGGAGCGCTCCATGGTCTATGAGGGCTTGAAGCATTACTTCATGGTGAACTTCCCGCAGCGTGCCGGCGCCTTGCGCGAGTTCCTGGATGATGTGCTGGGGCCAGACGACGATATAACGCGCTTCGAATATACGAAGAAGACGAACAAGGACAACGGCCCGGCGCTTGTGGGTCTGGAGCTGAAGCAGCGCAGTGACTACGAGCCGCTCATTGCCAGGATGCACGCGAAGGGGCTGCAGTTCACCGAATTGAACAAAGACCCGCTGTTGTTCAACCTACTAATATAG